ATATTTCTCAATTATTTCCTTTTTTTGATATACAATTGGACAAATATATATACGATGATTGAATGCTTTAATCTGCTTTTTATCATTAAAAATGGCCATTATCTTATCATAATTAGATGTCTTCGGATCTGAAAATAAAATTGTAACAGTTTTTTTATTTTTAATGAGATTATTCACCAATTCATAATTTGCATAGTGAATCTTGGTTGTTTTAACAGTAAGGGGCATCAATTCCTGAATTTGAGCTTGCCGAATATTTTGTTGGATCTTTGAGGTACTAGCAAATAAGACGAAAAGCATGGCAATGCCAATAGCTAGCGAGATTCTTCTTTTTTTTTTACTTAATTTATAGGAATTATTATTTTTCATGCACTTTCACACACCTTATCTAACTTTTGCTTTTACCGACTGACTTGTAATCAAGTTCGCAATTCATTAACAGATGAAGTAGGTCATCAATAGCTAGTATTTTATTTTATGCTAACAATTAAAACAACATTACCGTTTTATATTTCTTATATTTATTATACGAAAAAAATCATTAGAAATATACCTATTTTGCAATTTAAATCAAAAAATTCATCTCACAAAAAATTAGATAAAATAAAATGAAAACCCCTTAGATTTTTATAAAGAGAATCATTGTAAGTTATATAGGAAGATGAATGTATAGTGTGATTAGATAGTTATATTTATAAAAGAACTCAATAGACGGCCATTACTTTATTTAATGATTATTGTTCGTTATAATAAAAGTATTCGTTAAAAGAAATGAGTGATGTTAATGTCTTTCGATGGTGTATTTACGCATGCCATGGTTGAAGAATTAAACCAGAAATTAAATAAGGGACGAATATCAAAAATTCACCAACCTTATGACTATGAAATTATTGTAACTATCCGTGCAAATGGGAAAAACCATAAATTACTTTTATCCGCCCATCCTAATTATGCACGGATTCAATTAACAACTATTAGCTATATAAATCCTGAAAATCCACCAAATTTCGTAATGGTATTAAGAAAATTTTTAGAAGGAGCTATCTTGGAAATGATTCACCAGGTAGCAAATGATCGAATTATTCATTTTACTTTCAGTAAACGTAATGAATTAGGTGACTTACAAAGTATTGTTTTAGTGGTTGAATTAATGGGTAGACATAGCACAATAGTTCTAATGAATAAAGAAACAGGTAAGATCATTGATGCCATTAAACACATTGGTCCTTCACAAAATACCTATCGAACAATTTTACCAGGAATAAGCTATATTGCTCCACCTAAACAAAATTTAGTAAATCCATTTACTTTAGTTGATGATGAACAGATTTTTGAACAACTTTCTCTAGCTGATCCCCTAAATTCTCAATATCTACAGCAACATTTTCAGGGATTAGGCAAAGATACAGCCAATGAATTGGCCTTTCGATTGAATGAAAAACCGAACCAGAAACTAATGGTATGGAAAACTTTTTGGAATGAGGTACAAAAAATCACACCTACCCTATCTGTCATTAATCAAAAAGATTATTTTTCTTCTTTTCCTTTTATTAAAAACGTAGAAACTGTACAACATTTTACAACACTGAGTCAACTACTAGATGTTTATTATGAAAATAAAGCAGAAAAAGACAGAACAAAACAGCAAGGCAATGATCTAATTCATAAGATTGAAAATGAATACAAAAAAAATCAAAAAAAATTATCCAAATTAAAAACAACACTTGCTGAAACAGAAAATGCTGAGATATATCGTAGAAAAGGAGAATTATTAACAACATTTATGCAGCAAATACCTAGAGGAGCAAAAAGCGTTCTTCTGCCTAATTACTATGAAGAAGATAAATTACTAGATATCACCTTAAATCCTGCACTTTCTCCAAATCAGAATGCACAGAAATATTTTCAAAAATTTCAAAAATTAAAAAATGCTGTAAAAATAGTTCAAAATCAAATCCAACAGACGCTGGAAGAAATTGCTTATTTGGAATCTGTTCTCGCTCAACTAGAGATTGCCCAGCCATCAGATATTGAAATTATTCGTGAGGAATTGCTTGAACAAGGATATGTGAAAAAAAAGCAGAATAAAAAACGAAAAAAACACAAATAAGTAGACCTGAGGAATTTATTTCTTCTGATGGAACGCCCATCTTTGTCGGAAAAAATAACCTTCAGAATGATCAACTAACCTTAAAAACAGCTAAAAAAACAGATATCTGGCTCCATGCAAAAGATATTCCTGGTTCTCATGTCATTATTCGATCGCATAATCCAAGTGAAAAGACTTTATTGGAAGCGGCAAACCTAGCTTCCTATTATTCAAAATATCGTTTATCTGCCCGAGTTCCAGTTGATTATGTAGAAGTAAAATTTGTTCATAAACCAAATGGTGCAAAACCTGGTTATGTTATCTATGAAAATCAACAAACTTTATATGTAACACCAGAAAAAGAATTGGTATATCAATTAAAAAGGTAAATCAATTGAAAAATGAATATTACAAGTATATTTTATCTTATTATGTCTATTGAATTTTTATCTTATCTCAAAGTAAAATTTTAATTTATTAAGTTTGTTAATAAGTAGAGGATTTTTCATAAACAATGTTTTTTAAACAAATTATATTCCAACCATTTACTAAAAAAATAATTTATTATATAATATAAAATATAATAAGGAGGTAAATGAAATATGTTGGTACGTTTATCTTTATCATCCAAAAATATGGTGCTTGGCAATCTCCCACATATTTAAATGAAGGAAACAAAAGGCAAATGTTTTCATAACATTTGTCTTTTGTTTTTTTTTATTTTATTTAATAATCGTTTTTTAAGATATAAAAATAAAACATAACTATATAAATAATTTCTTCAATATTAGTTTTAATAACTATCCATTATTGGTATCCAATTATCTTAAAAAACTAGAATAAAATATTTTTTATAATTTTAAAAATTAATTATAAATAATTTATTTAATTTTAAATGATTGATTTATTCTATTTTACTAATTATCGATTGATATGTCAGTAGTTATCTTTATTGTAGTATATTCTGTTGAGTTTTAATTCTATCTAAGTAATCAAATTTAGATCATCATCCATTATATAAAGATCATCTAATTTATATAATAAACTACTAATTAAAAGTTTACCTGAAACTTAATTATGATTTACTATTGCCTAACAAAATATAACAAACTGCTTCGCTAAAATTTCTAATTTGAACTTATTTATTCATCCATTTAAAAAAAGAATCAAACTATTTTTGGTAAAAATTACATACATTAACTATATATAATTTTAAAATTTGAATAAAGAAAAATTAAAAACAACATTCAGTAAACGTTTTACTGAATGTTGTTTTATTTATGACTATGTTATTAAAATAAAAAATTTTAATTTTAAATTTGGCCAAATCGTAGAAAAGATAGATTAATCTAAAGTAGATATATTTTTTATAGCTATCTCTTTTTTACCCAAAAAATATCCTAATAAAAATAAACCTTCCAACAAAATAAAACATAAAATAAAGCAATGTAGAAAAAATTCAGCTGGTAAAATATTAATAACAGGATCAGTGACTGGATTGAACATCCAGTCATTATTATTAAATAAAAATTGATGAAAAAATATAAAAAACTGTTCAAAATTGAACATTACAACAACTATCAAAATAATTGGTCCCAATAAAAGTAACCTGAAAGGTTGCATAAGTCGCCAAAAACGTTTTTTATGCCAAAAATAATATAAATATAAACTACTTGGAAGCCAAGTTATTCCTAGCACACTATAACAAAATAAAAATAATCGTTTTACTTCATAAAAGTGTGAAGCGCCATTTTTTGACATAGAAAAATTTGGCAAAAAAAGCTTTTTTACAAAAGGATTGTTTAAATAGACCATTAAATGGTCAAAATTTTTTAAAATAGTTGCCCTACTCATCATAACCATTGATGGAATTTTTAGATAGGTCATATCAGCTATATACAAGGGTCGAAAATTTATAGTAATTGTGATACTTAAAGAAATAATTGTCAAAATAATACATATAATCCCTAGATTTTCTAACCACATTTGTTGTTTTAAACGCATCTATAAAGTCCATTCATCTAAAGAATCTACAATATAGGTAGGCAATGTTGGTAATGTTGGTAATGTTGGAATCTCTTCTTTCGATGTAAATCCTGATAATACTAACAGGCTATCAATCTGATTTTGAATGCCTGATTGAATATCTGTTTCATAATTATCTCCAACCATTAATACTTCTTGTTTGGGTAATTGAAGAATTTCTACAGCTCTTTCCATAATAACTTTATTCGGTTTTCCAATAAAAACGGGTTGGACATCTGTAGCCATTTCGACTAAAGCAGCAAATACACCTGCTCCAGGTAGTAAACCACGTTCAGTTGGAATATTTCTATCTGGATTCGTTCCAATAAATAGAGCACCTTGTCGTACAGCTAATACTGCCGTTGCCAATTTTTCATAAGTCACCTGTGTATCTAAACCAACAATAACATAATCTGGTTGTTTTTCTTCCCATTCAAAACCAGCTTGTAAAATCAGATCGATTAAGCCAGATTCACCAATGACATATACCTTTTTTCCACGATTATCTCTTTTCATATAATCAACGGTCGCTAAACTAGCCGTATAAATCGTTGAGGCTGGTACATGAATATCAAATTCTTGCTCTAAACGAGTAGAAACAGCTTCTGGAGTTTTTGTTGTATTATTTGTGATAAAAAGAAAGGGTAATCCTTTTTCTTGTAATCGTTCAACAAATCTCTTGCCAGCTGGTATTGGTTGTTTACCTAGATAAATAGTTCCATCCAGATCAATTAAGTATCCTTGATAGTTTTTTGACACTTTCATTACTCCTCACGTTGACGAATCGTAAACGTTCGTGCTTCTTTTTCATCAGACTTTTGTTTATTCATTGTTTTTTTACTTGCTTCTTTTTGTTCATTTCTTGCTTTTAGTACCGGTTTTCTATTTTTAGTTAAATTTTCTTGTTTTTCACTATATACTTTTTTAGGTCTTCGTTTTCTTTTTTTACGTGTTGGCTGTTTTTCTTTTCTCTCACCCACCTGCTCAAGAACAAAGTAAGCACAACCAAAATTGCAATATTCATATAAATAATCTTCTAAAGCATTGATGCGTTGATCTGGATTTGATCTATTATTGGTTGACTTAAAGAAGCCACGTAATCGTAATTGTTCATGCCCCCAATCGCCAACAATAAAATCATAGCGAGAAAGAATGGCACTATATCTTTCACCAAATTTTTCAATGTCAAATGCTTCTTTATATTCTTTCACTAATTGGTATTGATCTTCACCAACAAAGATTGTTTCACCATTTGAATAAACACTAGGTTCTTTTCTTTTTTCAATTGATTTTTCGGTTATTGTTTTAACCGTTGTTGTCTTTTCTATGATGGTTGTTTTTTTCTCCTGTTTAGTAGCTATTTCTTTTTCAGACGACATATATTCACCACCTACTTACCTTATTATATCTTGTTTTGATTCAATTGGATAGTACTACCTTAAAAAGTCTATAAGTATATTTTCAATAAATCTTGCAAGAAATTTTTATCTATTCAGCCAATTTTAGCATTGAAAAAAATAAAAAACATTATAAATAATTAATTGTTACAAAGATATTTTTGGATTTCAACTAAATGGGTTGTTTTAATGCCATCTCGTGTTTCTTTTTTGTCATAAGATAAGCTATAATAAAGCTTATCAAAAATTTTTCGTATAGTCCCATTTTACTGACTAAAAATTTTGTAAATAATTTCATTTTACCAACTAAATCAAGTAAGGAATATCTATTAATGTTATAGTATTCCACTACACCAAGAGAAATGATTAACTGTAGTGATCCTCATTATAATATTAGCTGATAAATCAGTTAATAATAAAGCATTATTTAATATTCTGGCTTGTACTTTTTAGCTATTGTTATTTTAAAGAATAAATCAACCCATAGATCTTTTATGATAGGTAAACTTGATGAAACCTAGCTATTCCCATCTTTTTAATCATTTATTCTATCAAAAAAATTTTATAAGATTAGATCACCATTCTATCTATTAATAATTTATAGTTTATGAATTAGAATAATTTTTTATAGATGCTTTAATTTTTTTTGTTTTGTCACTTGATATGGCGACAAATTTTGCGTTATCCTTAAGTTAGGAATATAAATTATCTATGTGCAAAAATATTATCTTTTCTATTTTTATTTCCTTACTTATTATAATAAAAGTAAGAATTATAATAAAGAAAATTTATCCAAGGAGAAAATCATGAAAATATTTACACCAATTGGTCCTATCTGGTTAAATGCAAATAATGAGGGATTAACCCAACTTTCATTTAATCCAATTTTACATACAATTGATAACCGATTTACCAGACAAGCTGCCGATGAACTCACCGAGTATTTTCTAGGTAAACGGAAACTTTTTACTGTTTCCCTCTCTATAACAATAGGTACCCCCTTTCAACAATTGATTTGGCAAACATTAAAAGAAATTCCCTATCACAAAACTATGACTTATTCAGAAATTGCTGAAAAGATAGGAAACCCAAAAGCCATTCGAGCAATTGGACAAGCAAATAGTAAGAACCCCCTGCCTATTATTATTCCCTGTCATCGAGTAATCGGGAAGAATGGAAAATTAACTGGTTATCTAGGTACTGCTGACAAAGATGGATTGCAACTAAAACAACAATTATTGAAAATTGAAGGAATATCAGTACCTGATTATTAATACTTTTCTTTACAAAACAAATAATGAGAATAAAATCGAATAAGGGAAATAGTAGTATTTTCCTAATTTTTGAATTTTATTCTCATTATTTTATTTTTTTCTAAATATATGGACTAGTTTATCAAAATAAGCAAATTTGATCGCTTTTTTGGTAATTTACTGAAACTTTCTTACTTTCCTATTGATTTGATCGAGTCAAT
The genomic region above belongs to Melissococcus plutonius ATCC 35311 and contains:
- a CDS encoding TIGR01457 family HAD-type hydrolase, which produces MSKNYQGYLIDLDGTIYLGKQPIPAGKRFVERLQEKGLPFLFITNNTTKTPEAVSTRLEQEFDIHVPASTIYTASLATVDYMKRDNRGKKVYVIGESGLIDLILQAGFEWEEKQPDYVIVGLDTQVTYEKLATAVLAVRQGALFIGTNPDRNIPTERGLLPGAGVFAALVEMATDVQPVFIGKPNKVIMERAVEILQLPKQEVLMVGDNYETDIQSGIQNQIDSLLVLSGFTSKEEIPTLPTLPTLPTYIVDSLDEWTL
- a CDS encoding methylated-DNA--[protein]-cysteine S-methyltransferase, with the translated sequence MKIFTPIGPIWLNANNEGLTQLSFNPILHTIDNRFTRQAADELTEYFLGKRKLFTVSLSITIGTPFQQLIWQTLKEIPYHKTMTYSEIAEKIGNPKAIRAIGQANSKNPLPIIIPCHRVIGKNGKLTGYLGTADKDGLQLKQQLLKIEGISVPDY
- a CDS encoding TIGR01906 family membrane protein, whose translation is MRLKQQMWLENLGIICIILTIISLSITITINFRPLYIADMTYLKIPSMVMMSRATILKNFDHLMVYLNNPFVKKLFLPNFSMSKNGASHFYEVKRLFLFCYSVLGITWLPSSLYLYYFWHKKRFWRLMQPFRLLLLGPIILIVVVMFNFEQFFIFFHQFLFNNNDWMFNPVTDPVINILPAEFFLHCFILCFILLEGLFLLGYFLGKKEIAIKNISTLD
- a CDS encoding YutD family protein, which translates into the protein MSSEKEIATKQEKKTTIIEKTTTVKTITEKSIEKRKEPSVYSNGETIFVGEDQYQLVKEYKEAFDIEKFGERYSAILSRYDFIVGDWGHEQLRLRGFFKSTNNRSNPDQRINALEDYLYEYCNFGCAYFVLEQVGERKEKQPTRKKRKRRPKKVYSEKQENLTKNRKPVLKARNEQKEASKKTMNKQKSDEKEARTFTIRQREE